aagttaCCATGAGCTGATAAATTCCAAAAGATTCTGcaggaaagaagaagaaatattttGCATGCACTTTACATGAAGATGAAAGCGTGAGACTAAATTCTGTTGCGTAATTTCAGAAAACCAATCAATTTTCTAGTGAAAAACCACTGTCACATGAATCCTTCGAgtgaataaaggaaagaaaccAAACACATGAATCCAATATGTCGAATTCAAAGGACACATGAAAAATCTCTACGAGAAGGTCGACGAGGAACAAAACTCATGAGTTCATTCATGCTTTTCTCTCTTGTAGTTGAACCATATATGCGCGAAGCCAGGAAtttttatatacacaatataatttttCGGTAAATCATATTCGATTGACTATCCTTTAATGTATGTAGCTACGCCACTGCTGACATATGAAATTAGCAAATCTTCCAAAGAAACTCATAAATTAGTGCGATTAAAGGTTTGGTAATACAATGACGGATTCAGGATTTTCATATCATGGGACGTTCAGACTTCAACTATTTTTAGTTTGAAAATAGCTATTGAGATAGGGTGCTCAGTTAACATATTTATATGAATTACTAGTACTTTAATATAGGTACTCCCTCCGTCCAAGTTTACTTGTCCACCGTTGACTTTGCACACCTTAtaagaaacaataaataatacGATAATTTCATTATATCACCCTTATTTAATATAGGTTAGTTTGATATTTTCATATTATCTTAATAACACTTTTTATTAAGTAAGACATGAAATGTTTAAAATCATAATATTTTAAAGGTACTTTTATATGTTATAGTAGTATATATTATCAAACTGATGTGTCAACTgtgtttcttttttattttcttaaaattcAGAGCCAATTAAACACTATCATATTTGGAAAAAGTTGTAAATTATTACGCTTATTTAAAATGAAACCGACAGTGGTAAAGAATCACGTATCCAACTGTAAGATAATCAAAAACAATAATGAGGACAACAAGTATTACTGACATGTTGAAGAAAATTAAAATGCACGAGGGGTGTCGCctgtataaaataaatatactCTCTCCAActttaattgtttttttaaaattattttcacaGATATTTAAAAATCcgttttttaatattaattaataataaaattgaccatattaatcttaatttttttattaaaaatacgACAAATAGTACTCATAGGTTCTCTACTCGAAGGACAACTGTTTTACTCGAAGAACAACTTTTAGAAAaaagttaattccttcttgatatttgaaaaaataaaatattatggactactaaaaaaaagaaaaatcaaaaaatcaattaaaattaaccGGGGGAAGTATACTTCTAATACAAATATAGAGGTCGTTTCTCAAAATGCGACACCGTATGTCCTTTCACTTACATACTACCTCCTTTCATCTTGAATTATTAAATtcttaattaataatttttaccCATTTAATACGTAAATTTTTAGCACAATACATAATTTGAATCAAAATTATTGAATCTGTCTTAACCCGTAACCTCAACTCTAGCTCTGCGGCCCTTGATGTAAACCATATAGCATTGAGattaataagattttaaaaaATTAAGGGGAACTTTCAGAACTGACTATTGTTTGGAGGCTTATTGCTGGGCGTACGTAGTTATAATTTAGCTAATTACATGCAGTAACTACTAACTGCTTGCCACGGGATATATGTTGATGTATTCAATTcagtagtatatatattgtattcaATTCGGATGTATTCATTCTTGTATATTTTATATTGTATCCAATTTCGCTATATTGAATTAAGTtgtattcaaacaacaaaaataaagaaataggaGGTATACCTCTCTATTCAATTCGGCTGTATACATTGTATTCAATTCGACTATAttcatttttaattattttacattGTATTCAATTTCACTATATTCAATTCGACtatattcaaacaacaaaaaaCCACTCAAATAGTGATATTCGACCGTATTCAATTCACTATATTCATTCATAGCTAATTTTACAGTGTATTCAATTTACTGTATTTAATTCGACTGTACTCAaacaataaaaattcaaaaatacaggGATCTACCACAAAAAATAACCTTCGAAATACATAAatacagacaaaaatacaaaaataaattgtatttgcttgaaaaatacataatacaCTCAAATTTGAGTATCTTTGTATAAAATAGAATGTATTTGCATCATTATATGTGACTCAAtatcaaataagaaaagaaagttCGTCggtgatggcgtatttcagccaaacAAATTTCCACCCTCCGTCGTCTTCACACATCACCACCCTCCATTGTCTCCGCAAATCAGAACCGTCGATCCAGACCCATCACCACCCACTATCAGATCTGAAATTACGAAGTCGCCACCCACCGTCTGGATCTGGATCTAACGTCGCCAGATCTGGATTTGGATATGACGCCGAATCTAGGTCTAACGTCGGATCTAGGTCTAACTCGGATCTCGACAACGGCCTTGCCGAGGGCAAAGAGAGGGGGGACGATGACAAAGAGCTGagggagaagagagagagagagttgaggGAAAAGTTGAGGGAAAAGTTGAGGGATCAGTTGTATATATTTATActttgctataaaatataaaaagtgactataaataataatattttttaagcGTTTTGGTTTATAGAGTGTATTAGTTAGCTATAATATGtaaaatttctgaaaataaatactcaattaaactagAACTGGAAATATAGAAAGAAAGGTTCAAAGAaattctcaattttttttttactatttggTTTTCTATAAAATAAGCCAAAAACTATATCTGATCACCTACTGGGCAAATGTAGTGATGAACCAATGGGTTCAATTGGACACATAATTTTCGATGCGGaataaaaatttatataaaaatttattaaaattgcaaaaatagtagatatgaacgcataactttaaaaatataatgggatCAATGCTAAAAATCTTGAAAGCTGAacctataggatttaaatctCTGATCTGCCTCTGATCACCTAAATtgaccaaaaaaataaaagaaaatattattcAACTTTTTCGACTCGCTCATATCTGATCTGACCAACTCATTTACCACCCCTAGATCTGCCTAACTCATAACCTCAACTCTAGCTCTGCCGCGCCCTTGATGTAAACCCTATAACAAGATTAATAAGGTTTTAAAAAattaaacactcaattaatctaGAACTGGAAATATAGAAAGAAATGTTAAAGAAATTCTAGAATTTTTTAATCATTTGGTTTTCTATAAAATAAGCCAAAAACTCTATCTGATCACCTAACGTGaccaagaaaataaagaagatattATATCATGTAGGTGCGATTAAGTCATTCACCACGTGAATGTATGCAatttgttaaatttttaattatgtgatAATCTTGAACGTTAATACAATATGAGATATTTTAGGCATTGGCTTTCTATATAAAGGAGAGAGGAGAATACTCTTATACTTGTACTTCATATTTTCAGCTAATAAAATATTTCTCTCCCTTCTTATTATATTTCTTGATCATGTTATTGTCTACAGCTATTGATAAGAATCATGTTCACAAAATACCAAAAGATGGGATGCCAGATTTAATCCGTTCAATTGCAGAAAACCATGAAGCTGGCCAGCCATTTTATCTActtgatttggctataattgaaaagCTTATGGACAAATGGAACCATTCTTTTCCAAATATGAAACCTTTCTATGCTGTGAAATGCAACACTGAACCTGCACTTCTTACTAAACTAGCCAAATTGGGTGCAAATTTTGATTGTGCTAGCCAACTAGAAATAGAAACCGTCTTAAATCTCGGAATTAGCCCAAACCAAATCATATTTGCTAACCCATGCAAAGCTATTTCCCACATCAAATACGCAGCCACTGTTGGGGTCAATCTCACAACTTTTGATTCCAAACTTGAAATTGACAAGATCAAGAAATGGCAACCACAATGTCATTTGTTGCTTCGAATTAAAGCCCCTAGTGATAGTGGCGCGTTACGTCCCCTGGGAAAAAAATTTGGTGTATTACCAGAAGAAGTTGAGCCATTACTGCATTATGCTTATAATGTGGTAGGGCTGAAAGTTGTAGGCGTTTCATTTCACGTTGGATCTATAGCACAAGATCCCAGCATTTATCGCGAGGCGATTGCAACTGCTAGGACCGTGTTTGATGTTGTTGATCATCTTCGAATGCCTAAAATGCAGATTTTAAACATTGGTGGAGGATTTAGATCAACACCATTGTTCGAGGAAATAGCTAGTGTGGTAAATGAAGCAGTCCAAGATTATTTTTCCATGCCTAATTTAACAATATTTGCAGAGCCAGGACGGTTTTTTGCGGAGACAGCCTTTACATTAGTCACTCATGTGATTGGTAAAAGAGTTAGAGGTGAAAAAATAGAGTATTGGATTGATGAAGGGATTTATGGATCATTTAGGCCAACACTTTATAATAGTTGTTTTGTGGGTATAAAACCATTGTTACGTCAGGTAACAGAAAAATCTTGTCAAATTTGTGAGTCAACTATTTATGGACCAAGTTGTGACTCACTTGATGCAGTAGCTATTGACATAAAATTGCCAGAGCTTCATTTGGATGACCTGATAGTGTTTTACAACATGGGCGCATATTCAATATGCGGAGGAACTAAATTCAATGGATTTGATATGTTATCTACACCTACCTATCTTGTTAACGCAAACTCTAGCTAAAATATGTCCACGGACAACAAAATAATGAATAGGAGCACTccttgttatttttattacttacATGAGCATGATTGAATAAAGTATTTGTTCACATTTAAGTGTATCTATTTGCTACATTAGGCCGCCGTTTATGGTAGTGAGATCTGTTAGTACATTTGAATGACATGCTTTTGTGAGACAAGGACATCTATTTTATTACAAGCTttcctatttttcctttttagtcttagtgtgtgtttggtacgaagaaaAATGTTTTCATGAAAAATGAATGGTTATAtgatttattttcccttttttggttggtgagtgaaattttttttctggaaaatattttctagtgtttggttagagagtagaaaatatttttttatgctactctccCTACTCACCCCCCTTCTCCAAAGTCCCCATGTTCTCTtgctcccccctccccccccccccatataTCCCAATGTTTTCATAactctatttttttaaaaaatttaattattcttctaaGAATTCACACAAACCCAAATGAAATAATGTGTTGCATTACTTTTTAATGCAAAGATAACATTGAAATTTGTGCtccataactaaaaagaaaatacttttttggTTCAAAAATAAAGTATTCTatctacaacatgaaaataaaatacttattttgttgaaatgaaagaaaatattttttttgcatcatgaaaagaaaatactcattttgttgaaatgaaagaaatattttttctacatcatgaaaaaaaaatactttttttgttgaaatgaaagaaaatagttttctacatcatgaaaaaaatactttttttgttgaaatgaaagaaaatatttttgttaaatcatgaaaagaaaatatttgtttttgttaaaatgataaaaaatacttttttctatcatgaaaagaaaaaaaatcatttgTTGAAACGGAAAAAAGTATTCTATCTATAACACAAAAAGAAAGTACCattaataatatttctatttagggTAAGAGTTGGGGGTTGGGAGTGGGGGTGGTTTGATGGGGATGATAAATAGGGTACCATTGGGGGTTGAAGAAAGTACCATTAATAATACTTtttagggaaaatattttcctccaattgaaggaaaatgagttcatgaaaaaaatattttccaaaatatttaaggcaattaaacatgaaaaaattaaaaaatattttccttcctaTCAAACACACTCTTAATTTGGATATTTTAAAGTGTATCCAAACTGTATTGAGGATGTTAGGTTTTACTTTCTCCTCCTTTGTGCATTTATTTTtaggtgcataagaataatgctgaataaggtgtattagtaatgctggtattagttatgcttgcattatttatgctggtattagttatgctgacatattttttatccattgtttggtttgatgtattaaagtattgcacaatttctaaaagaattgtttgtttatAAAAATTCCCTCAAAACTAGTCCACgctctaactttttaaaagaaacatatgttgagaaatgtttttatatgaaaaagttttaaaaaaattattttatttgtctacctatattgtaaaataaaataaaatatttatttatgaaaaaggaaatatgctaagtatttatttatttactagggatataattttatttctcactatttagattattttgaacttgcattaatatactaactagaatattttaatcaagcataaattttgaaggacaattttgtctttaattaagctaatgcatgcattaaaacctattgcattgctaataccattgttttctatgcattagttatgcataggataataccaaataagaTATATAATTAATACCTGCATAATTAATGCATATGTTCAAAATATTTACcaaataatatattattaatacacaaagccaatgcatgcattagcttaccAAACGATCCCTACTCTTTAATATACAACGTAAAGGTCAATACCTAAGACTGCTTAAGAACAAAGACTGCTTAATCTCTTCTTTTTGTTTATAACCGGATTTGGCTTAAAAACCATCGATCCTTTAACCAAATATACCTTTTTATCCAATTGGAAACCCAACATATGAAACTTTCAGAACGGAGGTGAGCATAGGTGAGACGATCTaagtttttatttaattttgaaatGAGTACAAGATTGAGTTTTTATTA
This sequence is a window from Nicotiana sylvestris chromosome 3, ASM39365v2, whole genome shotgun sequence. Protein-coding genes within it:
- the LOC104220988 gene encoding ornithine decarboxylase-like; protein product: MLLSTAIDKNHVHKIPKDGMPDLIRSIAENHEAGQPFYLLDLAIIEKLMDKWNHSFPNMKPFYAVKCNTEPALLTKLAKLGANFDCASQLEIETVLNLGISPNQIIFANPCKAISHIKYAATVGVNLTTFDSKLEIDKIKKWQPQCHLLLRIKAPSDSGALRPLGKKFGVLPEEVEPLLHYAYNVVGLKVVGVSFHVGSIAQDPSIYREAIATARTVFDVVDHLRMPKMQILNIGGGFRSTPLFEEIASVVNEAVQDYFSMPNLTIFAEPGRFFAETAFTLVTHVIGKRVRGEKIEYWIDEGIYGSFRPTLYNSCFVGIKPLLRQVTEKSCQICESTIYGPSCDSLDAVAIDIKLPELHLDDLIVFYNMGAYSICGGTKFNGFDMLSTPTYLVNANSS